The Macaca fascicularis isolate 582-1 chromosome 14, T2T-MFA8v1.1 genome contains the following window.
aaaaaaaaaaaaaaaggctcaccATTCTATCCCCTGAGCCCACCAAAGTCAAATTGTCCAAATGTGGCACGTGGCTATTGCAGGCATCTGGTACTCTCATTCCAGGCAGGAAGGTGATGCTACcattggggtgggggtggggggcagacaTCAGTGACTATGTGAGCCTAAACAGAGAGTCAGAAGAAGGGACCCCCAGATTACAGACAGCCTTTTCCTCCACATGTCAGACCCTCTTTCTTTACACATACAGCAAATACAAGCAGATAACTGGGCATCAGTCATTTCTGAGGCATAGCATGAAAGAGCAACAACATACACTGCATCATTTAATTTATCAAGTAAGCTACAAGGCACTGTGCCAGACCCAAAGATAGAAAacaaggaggaaagaagaaaatacacatttagTAATACACCTGAGTGCCTTCAAACCATGCAATGTCTTTAGGTACTGTTCCCAGCTAGCTTCTCCAACAGAAAAATGAGCATACTCCATTTCAAAGCTGGATTCTGTAACTAAATGCACTATTCATATTTTTCCAAGCCTCCTAAACCAATAGTTACCTAGTCTCTTCCAAGATTTAGGGAGTCTGTTGAGTTCTTTTCTGGAAGTTCTATCCATTTTGCTAAAAGGTTGTGCTCCAAACACTTTACCAAGAATTAGGGCCAATGAAGGGGTACTTTGTGCAAGCTACAAATACTTGGAATTTTCATAAGGCAGTTCATTTCTGCCTTCCTGTgaataatttcatatttcttcCTTGTAAGACTATGCTTTGTGTGCTCATGAGTGTCTAGAGTGACAGAATAGAAGGAGTGTTTAATACATCGAGTGAGTCTGGGGCCTAGAGATGAGGATGTGAGGGCTGCAAGAAGGATCATGAATCAGATGGAGTGAAAGATAACTTGGAAACTCCAGGGGAGAAAAATGGTTAATTTCGATTGTTTAATTTGTTCAGGTTTGTGTTTTGGGTTCTGTCACACCTGTGTTGAGAAATGTCCCTGTCATCTAATGCACGCAGTTTATGTTCAGAACCAGGGGCAGCACAGAGAggaattgggggtgggggaaattTTCATCAGCCACCAGGGAGAAAGTCTGATCTGTGCACTGATGGGAAATGGTTATCCAGGGTGTAAAAGTGTGATTCTGGGACCAAAGGGTCAGCTCTAGAACGAAATCAGACAGCTGGAGAACTGAAGATTCAACTCTTCCTAGGCAAGAGAGTGAGAAAGGTGGGTTGCTTgcagggtggggatgggggttgcTCCTCCTAGTTCCTGGGCTGGAGAAGGGCAGCGAACTGGGAAGTGTCTGTCAGAGGCTCGCTATGCTAGGACAAGGTGCTGGGGTGCTAGGGTGGGTGGGGGCCTGAGGGGTGGCTTGGAGCCCTGGCAGTGGCTGCCTGACGTCACCGGCCTCTCTGGCAATAGGCTGCGAGCTCAGCTCGCTGAAGCGGCGGCGAaggcggcggcagcggcagcagcagcgcGGCTCGGTCTCTGGCCCATTCAATCCGCGCCTTCTGCAGCCGCCACTGCAGCCGCGCGGCGGGGGCTCCCTCCTTGCAGCCAGCTGGCGGTCCAGGTAAGAGACAAGGTGTGACTAAAGGCTTCTGATGGCCGGGTGGCCTGACGGCCGGGCGCGAGTGGGGAGGACAGCTCACGCGGCCTGTGCAGCCACCCCGGTCATAGCTCCAGCCCCCGGCCCCggcctctgcccctgcccctgccccggCTTGCTTGCGCGCTGCCTCGCTGCTCCGCAGTGCAACAGTTTGCAGCTGCCTCTTGGGAACAGCAAGGAGGCTCTCCTGTGCGCTGCGGGTCTATCGACTCCGGTACGCCGGAAAAAGCCTCGGGGCCTTCGGGCTGGGTCTAGGAAGGACTGAAAGAAGGTCTGTTCCCCAAACTTTGCAGGCGGGAACCCTCCTCTTTCCATTCCAGTTCCTCTAGAAAGAATCAGGCTACTGCCAAGTTGGGGGCATagagagatggggaggaggggGCCGTTTGTGGGAATGTGTCAGCTGAGAAAGATGCTtcagctgcttttttttgttgtttggagAGGGGAGaatgccagggaagaaggctggAGAAGAGATGGAGCGCGTTCCTGCTCGTCAGCCGCGGTCGCGGACAGAGGCAGAGTGGGATGTGGTTCCAGGGGTATCCCTCTGGGAATGGGACCCAAGGGATCTGATGCCGTCCAGGGAGGGCAAGTCTggagggggagggaaaggaaggactGCGTACCCGGAGCCCCCGCGGTGGCCCGGAGTGGGTGCTGGGAGGGGAGGGATCCAGGCGAAGACATCCACCGAGAGGGCGCAGAAAAGAGGAGAGCCGGAGCTCTGGGAAGTAGGGACTTCAATCCGAAGCGGCTGCTTGTCTGTTGCAATTATAAAGTTGTGAAGGGCGGAAGGGAGGTTGCCTTATCTGCTGAGTAATCTGCACCTCCGCGGTGCCGGCGTAGACCCCATCCTGTCGAGTGGGGTGAGCAGGCTGCTGGTGGCTCTGGTGCACGGCCACGGGTGGGCAGGCTGGGGTCCGCTGACCGAAAATACGGGCAGCGCCCAGCTCAGGCAGCGTGCCGAGAGGGCCGCTTTGCGGTGGTGGTTGATTCTTCCCGACCGCAATCCCCTGGGCAGCGGTCGAGATTCTAACTAAGCTTTGTGTCTTTGCAGCCTGGTGCCTCCGCGAAGGAAAGGTGCGCGTGTGAAGACGCGTTCCAGGTGGGATCGGCGAGGATCTCTCGGGCGCCGCTCACTCCTTGGTCGCCTTGCTTGCCAGCAGTTGCTCCCTTAGTCCTTGGCTTGCTCGCACACCCCCTCCCTCTACAGGGAGCAGTTTTGGGTGGCGTGGGCTCCGTCCTCTTCTTGGCTGGTGGGAACAGTGTGCCCAAGAGGGGAAGCCTAGTGGGCCCGGCCCCTCCCAGCCCCGCGCCAATGAGTGCCAGGGCGCCGAAGGAGCTGAGGCTGGCGTTGCCGCCGTGTCTCCTCAACCGGACCTTTGCTTCCCCCAACGCCAGCGGCAGCGGCAACACGGGTGCCCGCGGCCCAGGCGCAGGTGGCAGCGGCACCTGCATCACGCAGGTGGGACAGCAGCTTTTCCAGTCCTTCTCCTCCACGCTGGTGCTGATTGTCCTGGTTACCCTCATCTTCTGCCTCATCGTGCTGTCCCTCTCCACTTTCCACATCCACAAGCGTAGGATGAAGAAGCGGAAGATGCAGAGGGCTCAGGAGGAATATGAGCGGGATCACTGCAGCGGCAGCCGCGGTGGCGGGGGTCTGCCCCGACCTGGCAGGCAGGCCCCAACCCACACAAAGGAAACCCGGCTGGAGAGGCAGCCCCGGGACTCTCCCTTCTGTGCCCCTTCCAACGCCTCGTCGTCCTCCTCTTCGTCCCCTGGCCTCCTGTGCCAGGGTCCCTGTGCTCCTCCGCCTCCACCGCCAGCCTCCAGTCCCCAAGGAGCACACGCAGCTTCCTCCTGTTTGGACACAGCTGGCGAGGGCCTTTTGCAAACGGTGGTACTGTCCTGATCGTCTAGCCCCTCTCGTTCCCCGTCCTTGTTTCCATCATCTTTGCCATCCttgcttttttcctccttccttccttttccattttcctctggcccctcttttcctcttcctggtTTCCTTACCTGCCCTCCCCTTACTCTTGTTTCTCCTCCGCCGAGGCACTGTGCGGTATTTGTAAATATTGGGCGAGGAAAGTCTCGGAAGAAGAAATAACGCTGATAATAatactttattaatatttata
Protein-coding sequences here:
- the C14H11orf87 gene encoding uncharacterized protein C11orf87 homolog isoform X2 is translated as MPGKKAGEEMERVPARQPRSRTEAEWDVVPGPGASAKERCACEDAFQVGSARISRAPLTPWSPCLPAVAPLVLGLLAHPLPLQGAVLGGVGSVLFLAGGNSVPKRGSLVGPAPPSPAPMSARAPKELRLALPPCLLNRTFASPNASGSGNTGARGPGAGGSGTCITQVGQQLFQSFSSTLVLIVLVTLIFCLIVLSLSTFHIHKRRMKKRKMQRAQEEYERDHCSGSRGGGGLPRPGRQAPTHTKETRLERQPRDSPFCAPSNASSSSSSSPGLLCQGPCAPPPPPPASSPQGAHAASSCLDTAGEGLLQTVVLS
- the C14H11orf87 gene encoding uncharacterized protein C11orf87 homolog isoform X1; this encodes MSARAPKELRLALPPCLLNRTFASPNASGSGNTGARGPGAGGSGTCITQVGQQLFQSFSSTLVLIVLVTLIFCLIVLSLSTFHIHKRRMKKRKMQRAQEEYERDHCSGSRGGGGLPRPGRQAPTHTKETRLERQPRDSPFCAPSNASSSSSSSPGLLCQGPCAPPPPPPASSPQGAHAASSCLDTAGEGLLQTVVLS